A window of Sutcliffiella cohnii contains these coding sequences:
- a CDS encoding uracil-xanthine permease family protein has translation MKTEEKNNGLIVGVDDKLSPGKATILGLQHVLAMDLYIAPIIIAGLLALDTQNTTFFIQMCFLAAGLGTLIQTGFGMRLPVVQGPSYVPIGALAAIGGKLGLGAIAGSLIPGAILIAIIGYPLKWFAKVVKRIIPPLVGGTVIVIVGISLMPVPFKSIYSSPGNLGDNAMIAIVTVAVLILCMLLGKKQQGLGTFFRLVSVILAIVVGTITAAFYGRVDFSPVADAAWFSLPKLMPFGPPVFDLNAILIMVFIYFIILVETTGTWFVVSKVTDSELTDKRLNKASFGEGLGCFVGSLVGGTPMTGYSSNAGLIAITGVASRVAILAAGGILVLLGLLPKLSALITCVPAPVINGIFGVVCITIAMNGFKVIQHVVLDDRNMIVIGLPILLTIGVTVMPSEILYSMPDLANYVLSSGTAVGALAVLILNLIIPEDKKKVPIKNAA, from the coding sequence ATGAAGACAGAAGAGAAAAATAACGGGCTCATCGTTGGAGTAGATGATAAACTTAGCCCAGGTAAAGCGACAATACTTGGCTTACAGCACGTTCTTGCGATGGATTTATACATTGCTCCAATAATAATTGCTGGATTATTAGCACTCGATACACAAAATACTACTTTCTTTATTCAAATGTGTTTTCTTGCAGCTGGGTTAGGAACGTTAATTCAAACTGGTTTTGGTATGAGGTTACCAGTAGTGCAAGGTCCGTCATATGTTCCGATTGGTGCATTAGCGGCAATTGGTGGAAAATTGGGCTTAGGAGCAATAGCTGGTAGTTTAATTCCCGGCGCAATATTAATTGCTATTATTGGATATCCATTAAAATGGTTTGCGAAAGTAGTAAAAAGAATTATTCCCCCTTTGGTAGGTGGAACAGTTATTGTAATCGTAGGGATTTCTTTAATGCCAGTTCCTTTTAAAAGTATTTATTCTTCTCCAGGTAATTTAGGAGATAATGCGATGATAGCAATTGTTACGGTCGCTGTTCTTATCCTTTGTATGTTATTAGGGAAAAAGCAGCAAGGATTAGGGACGTTTTTCCGATTAGTTTCTGTTATTTTAGCAATCGTTGTAGGAACGATTACGGCCGCTTTTTATGGAAGAGTTGATTTTTCTCCAGTTGCAGATGCAGCTTGGTTCTCGTTACCAAAGTTAATGCCTTTTGGACCTCCAGTATTTGATTTAAATGCAATTTTAATTATGGTATTTATTTATTTTATTATTTTAGTAGAAACAACAGGAACTTGGTTCGTCGTATCAAAAGTAACGGATAGTGAATTAACAGATAAACGATTAAACAAAGCTTCTTTCGGTGAGGGGTTAGGTTGTTTTGTAGGATCTTTAGTTGGTGGAACACCGATGACAGGTTATTCTTCTAACGCTGGTCTAATTGCCATTACTGGTGTTGCTAGTCGTGTCGCTATTTTAGCTGCAGGAGGAATATTAGTTTTACTAGGTCTTCTTCCTAAACTATCGGCATTAATAACTTGCGTACCTGCCCCAGTTATTAATGGAATTTTTGGTGTAGTTTGTATCACTATTGCGATGAACGGCTTTAAAGTAATTCAACACGTTGTATTAGATGATCGAAATATGATTGTTATCGGTTTACCAATTCTATTAACAATTGGTGTAACAGTAATGCCTTCTGAAATTTTATATAGTATGCCGGATTTAGCCAACTACGTATTATCTTCTGGTACGGCAGTAGGTGCTTTAGCAGTCCTCATATTGAATTTAATTATTCCTGAGGACAAAAAGAAAGTTCCGATTAAGAACGCGGCATAA
- a CDS encoding methyl-accepting chemotaxis protein: protein MKNFRWTVAKKLYAGFIAVVLVQGIFIMLLSSVSFVEGAIFLLVGLIIGLSIAFVVARMITKPLEIVNKGMKEVAEGNLTIDPIEVKTNDEIRDLALSFNTMGTNLANLIRKVLVASETVAASSQQLLASSEQTSKAAEQITEVIQEIAAGSDNQVESALTANDSIIHIAKGMEQASNSIVTVSTYSAETNIKAEEGNKIVMDTVAQMSIVQERVSEIATIISSLGERSREIGVIVDVISKVASQTNLLALNAAIEAARAGEHGRGFAVVADEVRKLAEESNDATEQIRVVIEKVREEINQVSLSMNAGTNSVKVGIEKVNETGKSFQEIRTMIAGITSQAEDVSAIAERVSTSTEQMVQQMADITNVSEKSAHNSQMVAASAEEQNASMEEIAASANALSHMAQELQEHISIFRV, encoded by the coding sequence TTGAAAAATTTTAGATGGACGGTAGCTAAGAAGCTCTACGCTGGTTTTATCGCCGTAGTGCTAGTACAAGGGATATTTATTATGTTATTATCCTCTGTTTCATTTGTAGAAGGTGCTATTTTCCTTTTAGTAGGTTTAATAATAGGGCTTTCGATAGCATTTGTGGTAGCGCGGATGATTACGAAACCGTTAGAGATTGTGAATAAAGGAATGAAAGAGGTAGCAGAAGGAAATTTAACGATTGATCCAATAGAAGTGAAAACGAACGATGAAATAAGGGACTTAGCCTTATCTTTTAATACGATGGGAACGAATTTAGCAAACTTAATTAGAAAAGTACTAGTTGCCTCCGAGACGGTAGCTGCCTCCTCCCAACAGCTACTAGCAAGCTCAGAGCAAACTTCGAAAGCAGCAGAACAAATAACGGAAGTGATTCAAGAAATTGCGGCAGGTTCTGACAATCAAGTGGAAAGCGCTCTAACAGCCAATGACTCTATTATACATATTGCGAAAGGAATGGAGCAGGCCTCAAACTCCATTGTAACCGTTTCAACTTATAGTGCTGAAACGAACATAAAAGCAGAAGAAGGCAATAAAATTGTCATGGATACGGTAGCGCAAATGAGTATTGTTCAAGAGCGTGTATCAGAAATCGCTACTATTATTAGTAGTTTAGGTGAACGTTCCCGTGAAATCGGGGTAATTGTCGATGTCATTTCGAAAGTAGCTAGTCAAACGAATTTATTAGCGCTAAATGCAGCAATCGAGGCAGCGCGTGCTGGTGAGCATGGAAGAGGATTCGCTGTCGTTGCAGATGAAGTAAGGAAGCTTGCGGAAGAATCGAATGATGCTACAGAACAAATTCGTGTAGTAATTGAAAAGGTCAGGGAAGAAATTAATCAAGTTTCCCTTTCTATGAATGCTGGTACTAACTCGGTCAAAGTTGGGATTGAAAAAGTAAACGAAACGGGAAAATCATTTCAAGAAATACGAACAATGATTGCAGGTATAACCTCACAAGCAGAAGATGTATCAGCAATTGCAGAAAGAGTAAGTACAAGTACGGAACAAATGGTACAGCAAATGGCTGACATTACAAACGTCTCTGAAAAATCAGCACATAATTCTCAAATGGTTGCAGCTTCAGCTGAAGAGCAAAACGCATCGATGGAGGAAATAGCAGCATCGGCTAACGCCCTAAGTCACATGGCTCAAGAACTACAAGAGCATATTTCCATTTTCAGAGTTTAG
- a CDS encoding Gfo/Idh/MocA family protein produces MSKVKIGVIGCGSIAKHRHLPEYANNKNVEIVAVCDIVEERAQETADKYNATAYTSYEELLANEDVEAVSVCTPNYLHAPVSIAALKAGKHVLCEKPMATSKEEAEEMIAAAKASNKKLMIAHNQRFVPSHQKARQLVASGELGKIYSFRTAFGHGGPEGWSVDGANSWFFKKEQAFIGAMGDLGVHKTDLLRYILGEEFVEVGAFVETSAKENADVDDTAVCVLKTESGIIGTLAASWSYVSKEDNATIIYAENAIVRLEDDPVNSVIVQYKNGEVVKYELGGIQTNESGGQTSSQVVDQFITSIVNDVEPPVSGEEGMKSLQVVLAALASNETKQITRI; encoded by the coding sequence ATGAGTAAAGTGAAAATTGGAGTAATTGGTTGTGGAAGTATTGCGAAACACCGTCATTTACCGGAATATGCAAACAATAAAAATGTAGAAATTGTTGCAGTGTGTGACATCGTAGAGGAAAGAGCACAAGAGACTGCGGATAAATATAATGCAACTGCTTATACAAGTTATGAAGAGCTTTTAGCTAATGAAGACGTGGAGGCAGTAAGTGTTTGTACACCGAACTATTTACACGCTCCAGTTTCGATTGCAGCATTAAAGGCAGGTAAACACGTACTATGTGAAAAGCCGATGGCAACATCTAAAGAAGAAGCAGAGGAAATGATTGCAGCCGCTAAAGCAAGTAATAAAAAACTAATGATTGCTCATAACCAACGTTTCGTACCTTCGCACCAAAAAGCGAGACAACTAGTTGCAAGTGGAGAGCTTGGAAAAATTTATAGCTTCCGTACTGCTTTCGGTCATGGAGGCCCAGAAGGTTGGAGTGTAGATGGAGCGAATAGCTGGTTCTTTAAAAAAGAGCAAGCGTTCATCGGTGCGATGGGTGACCTAGGTGTTCATAAAACAGACCTTTTACGCTACATTTTAGGAGAAGAGTTTGTAGAAGTTGGTGCGTTCGTAGAAACTAGTGCAAAAGAAAATGCAGATGTGGATGATACAGCTGTTTGTGTTTTAAAAACAGAAAGCGGTATTATAGGTACATTAGCAGCTAGCTGGTCTTACGTATCGAAAGAGGATAACGCTACTATTATTTATGCGGAAAATGCTATCGTTCGTCTAGAAGATGACCCAGTTAACTCCGTAATTGTTCAATATAAAAATGGTGAAGTCGTGAAATATGAGCTAGGTGGCATTCAAACGAATGAATCTGGTGGACAAACGAGCTCTCAAGTAGTAGACCAATTTATTACTTCTATCGTGAATGATGTAGAGCCACCAGTTTCGGGTGAAGAAGGAATGAAATCTTTACAAGTCGTATTAGCTGCGCTTGCTTCTAATGAAACGAAACAAATAACTAGAATTTAA
- a CDS encoding aromatic ring-hydroxylating oxygenase subunit alpha, which yields MLVKDPVLQKEWIVACISEEVSDKPISVTILGERIVLFRNEEGVHAFKDLCIHRGAALSLGCVKDGNLVCAYHGWEYNSNGDCEKIPQLPEGRKIPMKAKAIKYHCAEKYGFIWVNLSTDDSTFFDFTEWENEDVRKIMWGPTSVNANPPRIVENFLDVGHLAFVHGGILGVEDKPVIEDYEMNWGENSIYSDEIAIFQPDPDGSGQSKYVYYTYEILSPLTVRFTKRDPDTDNKFTILLTVSPVEEKKSVVYGILAFNYDTNTSDEETIAYQDMIFAQDKPIVENQKPEDLPLDLQVELSLKSDRVSIAYRQYLKKLGVVLGTA from the coding sequence ATGTTAGTTAAAGACCCAGTATTACAAAAAGAGTGGATTGTAGCTTGTATTTCTGAAGAAGTAAGCGATAAACCTATATCTGTTACTATTTTAGGAGAGCGTATCGTTCTATTTAGAAATGAAGAAGGCGTTCATGCTTTCAAAGATCTTTGCATTCATCGAGGTGCAGCACTATCTTTAGGTTGTGTAAAGGACGGAAATTTAGTATGTGCGTATCACGGATGGGAATATAACTCAAATGGAGATTGCGAGAAGATTCCTCAACTTCCAGAAGGACGAAAAATTCCAATGAAAGCTAAAGCAATTAAATATCATTGTGCGGAAAAATACGGATTTATTTGGGTAAATTTATCGACTGATGATAGTACATTTTTTGATTTTACGGAGTGGGAGAATGAAGATGTAAGAAAAATTATGTGGGGACCAACTTCAGTAAACGCTAACCCACCTAGAATAGTAGAAAACTTTTTAGATGTTGGACATCTTGCATTTGTACACGGTGGTATTTTAGGAGTAGAAGATAAACCTGTTATCGAGGACTATGAAATGAATTGGGGAGAAAATAGTATTTACTCTGATGAGATTGCTATTTTCCAACCAGATCCTGATGGCTCAGGTCAATCAAAGTATGTGTATTACACGTACGAAATATTAAGTCCATTAACTGTTCGTTTTACTAAGAGAGATCCTGACACAGATAACAAGTTTACTATTTTGCTAACCGTTTCCCCTGTTGAAGAGAAAAAGTCGGTTGTTTATGGTATTCTTGCATTTAACTACGATACGAATACATCTGACGAGGAAACAATTGCTTATCAGGATATGATTTTTGCTCAAGATAAACCTATTGTAGAAAATCAAAAACCTGAAGATCTACCGCTAGACTTACAGGTGGAGCTTTCATTGAAAAGTGACCGTGTAAGTATCGCGTATCGTCAATATTTGAAAAAATTAGGCGTTGTTTTAGGAACTGCATAA
- a CDS encoding DUF2207 domain-containing protein, with the protein MKKICMSSLLLLLLVMTFPTKGFAVDYSITNVEIDAYLQDNGDVYVMELHTYEFRGDFNGITREIVPKEGAHIQQVTASEQENTLHVEREENVYKIHRAGNDETITFTITYTIDGAVDVYEDVTQFYWPFFDSRNESTYEHLVITVHPPQPTDDVIAFGYDTAYNTEQIQDSGVVVFQYGKVPRRENGDIRVAYPSSLFPATTGTNTGTLRQQLLAEQQEQVLAAIEREEKKETLSSIAAIGLPVVSMLLLFLFLRDYFLMRNQLASVKREHPSFNTLPQQKLSMPAVFYFTNFKVLNEHAMAASLLDLIRQGYVQKSGKDTFTVMNKSPELHHETILIEWLFYKIGNDGTFQFNDLKNYTSDENNHDKYHEFQSEWQGAVKEEVNQHTLYHNKTKYSLSLILINLLLLPFLFYFPTYELYSAFIVTIVLFLTVLIYAISYRPKTFEGASIHYSWKVFKEKFLEVTKQDWTHWTEDEKMRAYIYGLGINNKRLTEKHKEFVEAFTTPTLTGRHSSTSYQSLYMLGALTSNNFHSASSATSDSSSSSSSSYSSGGTGGGGGGSGAF; encoded by the coding sequence ATGAAAAAAATTTGCATGAGTTCTTTATTATTACTTTTACTCGTTATGACCTTTCCTACAAAAGGATTTGCTGTCGATTATTCTATTACAAATGTAGAAATTGATGCGTACTTACAAGATAACGGCGATGTTTATGTTATGGAGCTGCATACATACGAATTTAGGGGAGATTTTAATGGCATAACTAGAGAAATCGTCCCTAAAGAAGGTGCTCATATTCAACAAGTAACAGCATCGGAACAGGAAAACACATTACATGTGGAACGAGAAGAAAATGTATACAAAATACATCGAGCTGGGAACGACGAAACGATCACCTTTACGATTACTTATACAATTGATGGTGCTGTCGATGTTTACGAGGACGTCACACAGTTTTATTGGCCATTTTTTGATAGTAGAAATGAGTCTACTTACGAACATCTAGTTATTACGGTTCATCCTCCGCAACCTACCGATGATGTAATAGCTTTCGGATATGATACTGCGTATAATACAGAACAAATTCAGGATTCAGGAGTGGTCGTATTCCAATACGGAAAAGTTCCTAGAAGGGAAAATGGGGATATTCGCGTTGCCTATCCTTCTAGCCTCTTTCCGGCTACAACGGGAACGAATACCGGTACGTTGAGACAACAATTATTGGCGGAACAACAGGAACAAGTTTTAGCAGCGATTGAAAGAGAAGAAAAGAAAGAAACGCTATCTTCTATTGCAGCAATTGGTCTACCAGTTGTTTCAATGCTTCTATTATTTTTATTTTTACGAGATTATTTTTTGATGAGAAACCAATTAGCTTCAGTAAAGAGAGAACATCCATCATTTAACACATTGCCTCAACAAAAATTAAGTATGCCAGCTGTTTTCTATTTTACAAACTTTAAAGTATTAAATGAGCATGCAATGGCTGCTTCGTTACTAGATTTAATCCGACAAGGGTATGTGCAAAAAAGCGGTAAAGATACATTTACAGTTATGAATAAATCTCCAGAGCTTCATCATGAAACGATTTTAATAGAATGGCTTTTTTATAAAATAGGTAACGATGGTACGTTTCAATTTAACGACTTGAAAAATTACACTAGTGATGAAAATAACCATGATAAGTATCATGAATTTCAATCCGAATGGCAAGGTGCAGTAAAAGAAGAAGTTAACCAACATACGCTTTATCATAATAAAACAAAGTATAGCTTGTCATTGATATTAATAAATCTTCTACTTTTACCGTTTTTGTTTTATTTTCCTACCTACGAATTGTATAGTGCCTTTATTGTAACGATTGTGTTGTTTTTAACCGTTCTTATTTACGCGATATCGTATCGACCAAAAACGTTTGAAGGTGCTAGTATTCACTACAGTTGGAAAGTGTTTAAAGAGAAGTTTTTAGAGGTAACGAAACAAGATTGGACGCACTGGACCGAAGATGAGAAAATGCGAGCTTACATTTATGGGCTAGGTATTAATAATAAAAGATTAACCGAAAAGCATAAAGAATTCGTTGAAGCCTTCACTACACCAACTTTAACGGGACGGCATTCGAGTACAAGCTACCAATCTTTATATATGTTAGGCGCACTAACTTCTAACAATTTCCATTCTGCTTCGAGCGCTACAAGTGACAGTTCTAGCAGCAGTTCTTCCTCTTATAGTAGTGGCGGAACTGGTGGTGGCGGTGGTGGGTCTGGGGCGTTTTAA
- a CDS encoding sugar phosphate isomerase/epimerase family protein yields the protein MKLGVFTVLFSQKNLDEMLDYVKNAGVKAVEIGTGGYPGNAHCDIDALLESEELRNEYLEKVTSRGLQISAFSCHGNPISPEKSFAEESHIALKKSIQLANLMGVPVVNCFSGTAGDHEEAKYPNWPVTPWPTEYADVLKWQWEEKLIPYWKEMGQFAKDHNVKIGLELHGGFLVHTPYTLLKLREETCDAIGANLDPSHLWWQGIDPVAAIKILGKANAIHHFHAKDTYIDQENVNMYGLVDMQPYGEVQTRAWTFRSVGCGHSIQEWSDMISALRTYGYDYVVSIEHEDPLMSIEEGFARAVKNLNSIIIEEKPSDMWWA from the coding sequence ATGAAGTTAGGTGTTTTTACCGTTTTATTTTCTCAAAAAAACTTAGATGAAATGCTAGACTATGTAAAAAACGCAGGGGTGAAAGCTGTAGAAATTGGGACAGGTGGCTACCCTGGAAATGCGCATTGCGATATCGATGCATTATTAGAAAGCGAAGAGCTTCGCAATGAATACTTAGAAAAGGTAACTTCTCGTGGTTTACAAATTAGTGCGTTTAGCTGTCACGGTAACCCGATTTCACCTGAGAAGTCTTTTGCAGAAGAATCACATATCGCACTGAAAAAATCTATCCAACTAGCTAATTTAATGGGCGTACCTGTTGTCAACTGTTTCTCTGGAACAGCTGGTGACCATGAAGAAGCAAAATATCCAAACTGGCCGGTTACACCTTGGCCAACAGAGTATGCGGATGTATTAAAATGGCAATGGGAAGAAAAGTTAATTCCTTATTGGAAAGAGATGGGGCAATTTGCGAAAGACCATAACGTCAAAATTGGCCTAGAACTGCATGGAGGATTTTTAGTTCATACTCCATATACTTTACTAAAATTACGTGAAGAAACGTGTGATGCCATTGGTGCGAACTTAGATCCGAGTCATTTATGGTGGCAAGGAATTGATCCAGTTGCGGCGATTAAAATTTTAGGAAAAGCAAATGCAATCCATCACTTCCATGCGAAGGATACGTACATTGATCAAGAGAACGTTAATATGTATGGATTAGTTGATATGCAACCGTACGGAGAAGTACAAACGAGAGCTTGGACATTCCGTTCAGTAGGCTGCGGACATAGTATTCAAGAATGGTCCGACATGATCAGTGCATTACGTACGTACGGCTACGATTACGTAGTGAGTATTGAACACGAAGATCCACTAATGTCTATCGAAGAAGGCTTTGCAAGAGCAGTTAAAAACTTAAATTCCATCATCATTGAAGAAAAACCTTCAGATATGTGGTGGGCGTAA
- a CDS encoding DUF1129 family protein, whose product MKVSKQSKEFLQNLRAYLIASGKKEQEIEEIISELEDHLVEAEKDGKNVEDIVGQTPKEYMEQIAKEMPLDIGGILKFIPIIFLGAFSYILLGDVIRGGLAYSVLQLVGYPIIFLFVLLVSTVAIKYLSSNKLSKVKEWTLYCLIGGIPMALFVGLLFLNDAIETPIFTFGPTINVIAAIFSIVVFIAIALWSKTWMPIVLPLILFVPEVIIGLTSLSEETKLILTALILPVGLGLYFIVIWQMEKQKVANVIE is encoded by the coding sequence ATGAAAGTATCGAAACAAAGTAAAGAGTTTTTACAAAATTTAAGAGCTTATTTAATTGCAAGTGGTAAAAAGGAACAAGAAATTGAAGAGATAATTAGTGAGTTAGAAGATCATTTAGTGGAAGCAGAAAAAGACGGTAAAAATGTAGAGGACATAGTCGGGCAAACGCCAAAGGAATATATGGAACAAATTGCAAAAGAAATGCCGCTAGATATTGGGGGAATATTAAAGTTCATTCCGATTATCTTTTTAGGAGCCTTTTCCTATATTTTACTAGGGGATGTTATTCGAGGTGGATTAGCCTATTCTGTTTTACAATTAGTTGGATATCCGATTATCTTTTTGTTTGTACTCTTGGTGTCTACAGTTGCAATCAAATATTTATCTAGTAACAAACTATCAAAAGTAAAAGAATGGACGTTATATTGTCTAATCGGTGGAATCCCAATGGCACTGTTTGTCGGGTTACTATTTTTAAACGATGCAATAGAAACTCCGATTTTTACATTTGGTCCGACGATTAATGTAATAGCTGCGATTTTTTCTATAGTCGTATTCATCGCCATAGCACTATGGTCTAAAACGTGGATGCCGATTGTACTACCATTAATTCTTTTTGTTCCTGAAGTAATCATCGGATTAACTTCCTTATCAGAAGAAACTAAACTAATCTTAACGGCGCTTATTTTACCTGTTGGCCTAGGTCTTTATTTTATCGTAATATGGCAGATGGAAAAGCAAAAAGTAGCAAACGTAATAGAATAA
- a CDS encoding ThuA domain-containing protein has protein sequence MINVTVWNEHRHEQKNPVVRDVYPEGIHGAIASFLKDDYKVRTATLDEAEHGLTDDVLNETDVLIWWGHIAHDEVSDEVVEKVKKRVWEGMGLIVLHSGHFSKIFKTLMGTSCDLKWREADEKERLWVVDPSHPIVEGVGEYIELDREEMYGEHFDIPAPDQLVFLSWFEGGEVFRSGCTYSRGNGKIFYFRPGHETYPTYHNEEIQRVIKNGVKWAAPTKRSYPVYGNAKPLEEIKPKN, from the coding sequence ATGATTAATGTAACAGTATGGAACGAGCACCGTCACGAACAAAAAAACCCGGTAGTAAGAGACGTTTACCCAGAAGGTATTCACGGAGCAATTGCAAGCTTTTTAAAAGATGATTATAAAGTGAGAACAGCAACGCTAGATGAAGCGGAACACGGATTAACAGATGATGTTTTAAATGAAACAGATGTTTTAATTTGGTGGGGCCATATCGCACATGATGAAGTAAGTGATGAAGTTGTGGAAAAAGTGAAGAAACGTGTATGGGAAGGAATGGGACTTATCGTACTTCATTCTGGTCACTTCTCGAAAATTTTCAAAACATTGATGGGTACTTCATGTGACTTAAAATGGCGTGAAGCAGACGAGAAAGAAAGACTATGGGTTGTTGACCCAAGCCATCCAATTGTGGAAGGTGTTGGAGAATACATTGAGCTTGATCGTGAAGAAATGTATGGAGAGCATTTTGACATTCCAGCACCAGATCAACTTGTATTTTTAAGTTGGTTTGAAGGTGGAGAAGTATTTAGAAGCGGATGCACTTACAGCCGTGGTAACGGGAAGATTTTCTACTTCCGACCAGGACATGAAACGTATCCGACCTATCATAACGAAGAAATTCAACGAGTTATTAAAAATGGCGTAAAATGGGCGGCACCGACAAAACGCTCTTATCCTGTATATGGAAACGCGAAGCCATTAGAAGAAATTAAACCAAAGAACTAA
- a CDS encoding PadR family transcriptional regulator: MSTSQILKGILEGCLLSVIGKGETYGYEMIEKLNKYGFTMVSEGSIYPLLLRMRKEGLVITTQKELPSGGPKRKYYSLTAKGKEELEEFKLRWDAISSGVNNLLKEDE; this comes from the coding sequence GTGTCCACAAGTCAAATATTAAAAGGAATATTAGAAGGATGTTTACTTTCTGTTATTGGAAAAGGGGAAACGTACGGTTACGAAATGATAGAAAAACTAAACAAGTACGGATTTACTATGGTAAGTGAAGGAAGTATTTATCCACTTTTATTACGAATGAGAAAAGAGGGCCTTGTTATAACAACTCAGAAAGAACTTCCATCAGGTGGTCCGAAAAGAAAATATTATTCTTTAACAGCCAAAGGAAAAGAAGAGCTAGAAGAGTTTAAATTGCGTTGGGATGCGATTTCGAGCGGAGTTAATAACCTTTTAAAGGAGGATGAGTAG
- a CDS encoding Gfo/Idh/MocA family protein, with protein MTKIKMGIIGTGGIARGRHIPAYQQISDLVTLEAVCDVNIDAAKAVAEEFGIEKVFSDYTDLLKEVDAVTICTPNKFHAEMTIAALEAGVHVLCEKPMAISAEESAAMLEAANRTGKVLGIGFHYRFTKDAQAAKRMIEENEIGAPIVARAHAMRRRKVPGWGVFTNKELQGGGSLIDWGCHFLDLSLWLMGNPKPVEVVGQSYNRLSKMPNQVNQWGSFNHETFSVDDHVTAYIRFDNGATMLFETSWAANIKEDSEGVSISGEKGGIDLFPLELNQVKHGMLVSSKADWIPGEENPGVAQVTNFVEACLGKSELVVKPEEALQVSQIIDAIYLSSETGRSVKL; from the coding sequence ATGACAAAAATAAAAATGGGAATTATCGGCACGGGCGGTATCGCTCGTGGCCGCCACATTCCTGCCTACCAACAAATATCTGATCTAGTAACACTCGAGGCTGTTTGTGATGTAAATATCGATGCAGCGAAAGCGGTTGCTGAAGAGTTTGGAATTGAAAAAGTGTTCTCCGATTACACCGATCTTCTTAAAGAAGTAGACGCCGTAACAATTTGTACACCAAACAAATTTCATGCTGAAATGACGATTGCAGCGTTAGAAGCTGGTGTTCATGTGTTATGTGAAAAGCCGATGGCAATAAGTGCTGAAGAATCAGCCGCAATGCTTGAAGCTGCTAATAGAACTGGAAAAGTGTTAGGAATCGGATTCCACTATCGATTTACGAAAGATGCACAAGCGGCAAAAAGGATGATAGAAGAAAATGAAATTGGTGCGCCAATCGTGGCTCGAGCTCATGCGATGAGAAGAAGAAAAGTTCCTGGTTGGGGAGTTTTCACAAATAAAGAGCTACAAGGTGGCGGCAGCTTAATTGATTGGGGCTGTCATTTCTTAGATTTATCTCTTTGGCTAATGGGGAATCCAAAACCGGTTGAAGTAGTTGGTCAATCGTACAACCGTTTAAGTAAAATGCCGAACCAAGTGAATCAGTGGGGAAGCTTTAATCATGAGACGTTTTCAGTAGATGATCACGTTACAGCGTACATTCGGTTTGATAATGGAGCAACGATGCTGTTTGAAACTTCTTGGGCGGCAAATATAAAAGAAGATTCAGAAGGTGTTAGTATTTCAGGCGAAAAAGGTGGAATCGACCTATTTCCATTGGAACTGAATCAAGTGAAGCACGGCATGTTAGTAAGTAGTAAAGCTGACTGGATTCCAGGTGAAGAAAATCCTGGAGTAGCACAAGTAACAAACTTTGTGGAAGCATGTTTAGGAAAAAGTGAACTCGTAGTGAAGCCAGAGGAAGCGCTGCAAGTTTCTCAAATAATTGATGCCATTTACTTAAGTAGTGAAACAGGCAGAAGTGTAAAGCTATAA
- a CDS encoding OsmC family protein, protein MKTTINWEGKMAFGSVTPSGHELKMDAAPEVGGENSGPRPTELLLNAVAGCTGIDIISILHKMRLEPTGFTMDVEGERADDHPKKFTKVHIHYSLEGELPEDKVVRAIKLSKDTYCSVSHSLSAEISVSYSINGKKGEQSI, encoded by the coding sequence ATGAAAACAACGATTAATTGGGAAGGCAAAATGGCTTTCGGAAGTGTAACACCATCTGGTCATGAATTAAAAATGGATGCAGCCCCTGAAGTTGGGGGAGAAAATAGTGGACCAAGACCGACAGAACTATTATTAAATGCGGTAGCTGGCTGTACCGGTATTGACATTATCTCGATCTTACATAAAATGCGCTTAGAGCCGACTGGATTTACAATGGATGTAGAAGGAGAACGAGCGGACGATCATCCTAAAAAGTTTACGAAAGTACATATTCACTACTCGTTAGAAGGAGAGCTTCCTGAAGATAAAGTAGTGCGAGCCATTAAGTTATCCAAAGATACGTATTGCTCCGTGTCCCATTCTTTAAGTGCGGAAATCTCGGTTAGTTATTCTATTAATGGAAAAAAAGGGGAACAGTCTATATAA